One window from the genome of Elaeis guineensis isolate ETL-2024a chromosome 5, EG11, whole genome shotgun sequence encodes:
- the LOC105046273 gene encoding transcription factor DIVARICATA: MVTNSWMQVLTPRAPYFPNSSWLPGPKRSGNWTQEENKRFEDALAQFDRDTPDRWERVAAVIPGKSVRDIITHYRDLEDDVNDIEAGRIPCPGYTSSSFTLDWENSHGYEGFKPSYCIAGKRSGGRPDQERKKGVPWTEEEHKLFLLGLQKYGKGDWRNISRNFVITRTPTQVASHAQKYFIRLNSGGKDKRRSSIHDITTVNLPNNGPPSPPQASVLAKRSSSAAATGISDQFSVIVDPNQPNEAAGVFSPSAHGNPFMHPPYEITTYGMKLPAPNSQRGSLQDSMVGDHHMMFQMQPHG; encoded by the exons ATGGTGACGAACTCTTGGATGCAAGTCCTCACCCCGAGGGCGCCGTACTTCCCCAACTCAAGTTGGCTTCCTGGCCCAAAGAGGAGCGGGAATTGGACCCAAGAGGAGAACAAGCGCTTCGAAGATGCCCTGGCGCAGTTCGACAGGGACACCCCCGACCGATGGGAGAGGGTGGCGGCCGTGATCCCGGGGAAGTCGGTGCGGGATATCATCACCCATTACAGGGACTTGGAGGACGACGTGAACGACATAGAAGCTGGCCGGATCCCGTGTCCTGGCTACACCTCTTCGTCTTTTACCTTGGATTGGGAGAACAGCCATGGGTACGAAGGGTTCAAGCCATCCTACTGCATCGCCGGGAAGAGGTCAGGAGGGAGGCCGGATCAGGAGAGGAAGAAAGGAGTCCCCTGGACTGAAGAGGAGCACAA GCTATTTCTACTGGGTCTCCAAAAATATGGGAAAGGGGATTGGAGAAACATATCGCGCAATTTTGTCATCACCAGGACGCCTACCCAAGTGGCCAGCCATGCACAGAAGTATTTCATCAGGCTCAATTCAGGTGGAAAAGATAAGAGGAGATCCAGCATCCATGATATCACGACCGTCAACTTGCCGAACAATGGGCCGCCTTCACCACCTCAGGCATCCGTGCTCGCAAAGCGATCGAGTTCTGCTGCCGCCACTGGAATCTCTGACCAGTTCTCGGTCATAGTTGATCCAAATCAGCCTAATGAAGCAGCTGGTGTCTTTAGCCCATCGGCACATGGTAATCCATTCATGCACCCACCTTATGAAATTACTACATATGGGATGAAATTACCAGCTCCAAATTCTCAAAGAGGCAGCCTTCAAGATTCCATGGTTGGAGACCATCATATGATGTTTCAAATGCAGCCTCATGGATAA